In the Helianthus annuus cultivar XRQ/B chromosome 11, HanXRQr2.0-SUNRISE, whole genome shotgun sequence genome, one interval contains:
- the LOC110883099 gene encoding uncharacterized protein LOC110883099 — protein sequence MSNLSKLEFTALDISGNNYLPWTLDAKIHLTANNLGETIIDGNQSKPQDKVKAMIFLRHHLHEDLKQEYLTVEDPLELWTNIKERFDHQKLVLLPKARYEWLHLRLQDFKTVSEYNYALFRITSELKLYAEKITDEDMLEKTFSTFYASNMLLPQQYRERQFTKYSELISCLLVAEQNNKLLLQNHQLRPAGASPFPKANVANYQSGRGRGRGRGPSRGRGSWSGTGIYMAS from the coding sequence ATGTCAAACTTATCAAAGCTTGAATTCACCGCACTTGACATCTCGGGTAACAACTACCTCCCGTGGACTCTTGATGCTAAAATTCATTTGACGGCAAATAATTTGGGGGAGACAATTATTGATGGAAATCAAAGTAAACCTCAAGATAAAGTGAAAGCCATGATATTTCTCCGCCATCATCTTCATGAAGATCTAAAGCAGGAATATCTAACTGTTGAGGACCCTCTTGAATTATGGACAAACATCAAAGAACGttttgaccaccagaagttggtctTACTCCCCAAAGCCCGCTATGAATGGCTTCATTTACGACTACAGGATTTTAAGACCGTCAGTGAGTATAATTATGCCCTGTTCCGCATTACCTCTGAACTTAAATTATATGCTGAGAAAATTACCGATGAAGACATGCTTgaaaaaactttctcaacattctaTGCCTCAAATATGCTCCTGCCGCAGCAATACAGGGAACGTCAATTTACTAAGTATTCTGAATTGATATCATGTCTTCTGGTCGCGGAGCAAAACAACAAGCTCCTACTACAAAATCATCAATTGCGACCTGCCGGTGCAAGCCCATTCCCTAAAGCGAATGTGGCCAATTATCAAAGCGGACGAGGTAGAGGTAGAGGCCGCGGCCCCAGCAGAGGTCGTGGTTCGTGGTCGGGGACGGGGATATACATGGCGTCGTGA